A genomic region of Pseudomonas migulae contains the following coding sequences:
- the dnaB gene encoding replicative DNA helicase — MNDISAPEQYDLQTASLKVPPHSIEAEQAVLGGLMLDNNAWERVLDQVSDGDFYRHDHRLIFRAIAKLADQNSPIDVVTLAEQLDKEGQTSQVGGLGYLGELAKNTPSVANIKAYAQIVRARATLRQLIGIATEIADSAFNPEGRTAEEILDEAERQIFQIAEARPKTGGPVSVNDLLTKAIDRIDTLFNTDNAITGLSTGYTDLDEKTSGLQPSDLIIVAGRPSMGKTTFAMNLVENAVLRSDKCVLVYSLEMPGESLIMRMLSSLGRIDQTKVRAGRLDDDDWPRLTSAVNLLNDRKLFIDDTAGISPSEMRARTRRLVREHGDVALIMIDYLQLMQIPGSGGDNRTNEISEISRSLKALAKEFNCPVVALSQLNRSLEQRPNKRPINSDLRESGAIEQDADVIMFVYRDEVYHPETEHKGIAEIIIGKQRNGPIGTSRLAFIGKYTRFENLAPGSYNFDDE; from the coding sequence ATGAACGATATCTCCGCACCCGAGCAATACGATCTGCAAACCGCTTCCCTGAAGGTGCCACCGCATTCCATCGAGGCCGAACAGGCCGTGCTCGGTGGTCTGATGCTGGACAATAACGCCTGGGAACGCGTGCTTGATCAAGTCTCCGACGGCGATTTCTACCGGCATGACCACCGCCTGATCTTCCGCGCGATCGCCAAGCTCGCCGACCAGAACTCCCCGATCGACGTCGTGACCCTTGCCGAGCAATTGGACAAGGAAGGTCAGACCTCACAGGTTGGTGGCCTGGGTTACCTCGGCGAGTTGGCGAAAAACACGCCGTCCGTCGCCAACATCAAGGCCTATGCGCAGATCGTCCGCGCACGGGCGACGCTGCGGCAGCTGATCGGCATCGCTACCGAGATTGCCGACAGCGCCTTCAACCCGGAAGGCCGCACCGCTGAAGAGATTCTCGACGAAGCCGAACGTCAGATCTTCCAGATCGCCGAGGCCCGGCCTAAAACCGGCGGCCCGGTGAGCGTGAATGACCTGCTGACCAAGGCCATCGACCGCATCGACACCCTGTTCAACACCGACAACGCCATCACTGGCCTGTCCACCGGTTACACCGACCTCGACGAGAAGACCAGCGGCCTGCAGCCGTCCGACCTGATCATCGTCGCCGGCCGTCCATCCATGGGTAAGACCACCTTTGCGATGAACCTGGTGGAAAACGCCGTGCTGCGCAGCGACAAGTGCGTGCTGGTGTACTCGCTCGAGATGCCAGGTGAATCGCTGATCATGCGTATGTTGTCGTCCCTCGGCCGTATCGACCAGACCAAGGTTCGTGCCGGTCGCCTGGATGACGACGACTGGCCGCGCCTGACGTCGGCCGTCAACCTGCTGAACGATCGCAAGTTGTTCATCGACGATACGGCGGGTATCAGCCCGTCGGAAATGCGCGCGCGGACCCGGCGTCTGGTGCGTGAACACGGCGACGTCGCCCTGATCATGATCGACTACCTGCAATTGATGCAGATTCCGGGTTCCGGTGGTGATAACCGGACCAACGAGATTTCCGAAATCTCCCGTTCCTTGAAGGCCCTGGCCAAGGAATTCAACTGCCCGGTGGTGGCGCTGTCACAGCTCAACCGCTCCCTGGAGCAACGACCGAACAAACGGCCAATCAACTCCGACCTCCGGGAATCCGGAGCGATCGAGCAGGATGCCGACGTCATCATGTTCGTGTACCGGGACGAGGTGTATCACCCGGAAACCGAGCACAAAGGCATCGCCGAGATCATCATCGGCAAACAGCGGAACGGCCCGATCGGTACGTCGCGACTGGCGTTCATCGGCAAGTACACCCGCTTCGAAAACCTGGCGCCGGGTAGCTACAACTTCGACGACGAGTAA
- a CDS encoding YgiQ family radical SAM protein: protein MQTAKPLFDYPKYWAECFGPAPFLPMSREEMDQLGWDSCDIIIVTGDAYVDHPSFGMAIIGRLLESQGFRVGIIAQPNWQSKDDFMKLGEPNLFFGVAAGNMDSMINRYTADKKIRSDDAYTPGGLAGKRPDRASLVYSQRCKEAYKNVPIVLGGIEASLRRIAHYDYWQDRVRNSILIDACADILLYGNAERAIVEVAQRLSYGHKIEDITDVRGTAFIRRDTPKDWYEVDSTRIDRPGKIDKIINPYVNTQDTQACAIEQEKGPVEDPTEAKVVQILASPKMTRDKTVIRLPSVEKVRGDAVLYAHANRVLHLETNPGNARALVQKHGEVDVWFNPPPIPMTTEEMDYVFGMPYARIPHPAYGKEKIPAYDMIRFSVNIMRGCFGGCTFCSITEHEGRIIQNRSEESIIREIEEIRDKVPGFTGVISDLGGPTANMYRIACKSPEIESACRKPSCVFPGICPNLNTDHSSLIQLYRSARALPGVKKILIASGLRYDLAVESPEYVKELVTHHVGGYLKIAPEHTEEGPLNQMMKPGIGSYDKFKRMFEKYSKEAGKEQYLIPYFIAAHPGTTDEDMMNLALWLKGNGFRADQVQAFYPSPMATATAMYHSGKNPLRKVTYKSDAVTIVKSEEQRRLHKAFLRYHDPKGWPILREALTRMGRADLIGPGKNQLIPLHQPATDSYQSARRKNSTPAGSHKVAGEKTTKILTQHTGLPPRASDGGNPWDKREQAKAAAFARNQQAAKERKDAAKGKGPKPARKPVVPR from the coding sequence ATGCAAACAGCCAAGCCGTTATTTGACTATCCCAAGTACTGGGCCGAATGTTTCGGTCCAGCGCCATTCCTGCCAATGAGCAGGGAGGAGATGGATCAGCTTGGCTGGGATTCATGCGACATCATCATCGTCACCGGTGATGCGTACGTTGACCATCCGTCGTTCGGCATGGCGATCATTGGCCGGCTGTTGGAGTCGCAAGGCTTCCGCGTCGGGATCATTGCCCAGCCGAACTGGCAGTCAAAAGACGACTTCATGAAGCTCGGCGAGCCGAACCTGTTCTTCGGCGTCGCGGCCGGCAACATGGACTCGATGATCAACCGCTACACCGCCGACAAGAAAATCCGTTCCGATGACGCCTACACCCCCGGTGGCCTGGCGGGCAAACGTCCGGATCGCGCGAGCCTGGTTTACAGCCAGCGCTGCAAGGAAGCCTACAAGAACGTGCCGATCGTTCTTGGCGGCATCGAAGCGTCCCTGCGCCGCATCGCCCACTACGATTACTGGCAGGACCGGGTTCGCAACTCGATCCTGATCGATGCCTGCGCCGACATCCTGCTTTACGGCAACGCCGAGCGTGCGATCGTCGAAGTCGCCCAGCGTCTGTCCTACGGTCACAAGATCGAAGACATCACCGACGTGCGCGGCACCGCGTTCATCCGTCGCGACACGCCGAAAGACTGGTACGAAGTCGATTCCACGCGTATCGACCGTCCGGGCAAGATCGACAAGATCATCAACCCGTACGTCAACACCCAGGACACCCAGGCCTGCGCCATCGAGCAGGAAAAGGGGCCGGTTGAAGACCCGACTGAAGCCAAGGTCGTGCAGATCCTGGCCAGCCCGAAAATGACCCGCGACAAGACCGTGATCCGTCTGCCATCGGTCGAGAAAGTCCGTGGTGATGCCGTTCTCTACGCTCACGCCAACCGCGTGCTTCACCTCGAAACCAACCCGGGCAACGCCCGTGCGCTGGTGCAGAAGCACGGCGAAGTCGACGTCTGGTTCAACCCGCCACCGATTCCGATGACCACCGAAGAAATGGACTACGTGTTCGGCATGCCTTATGCGCGCATTCCGCACCCGGCGTACGGCAAGGAAAAAATCCCGGCCTACGACATGATCCGCTTCTCGGTGAACATCATGCGTGGCTGCTTCGGCGGCTGCACGTTCTGCTCGATCACCGAGCACGAAGGCCGGATCATCCAGAACCGTTCCGAAGAGTCGATCATTCGCGAAATCGAAGAGATCCGCGACAAGGTTCCGGGTTTCACCGGCGTCATTTCCGACCTCGGCGGCCCGACCGCGAACATGTACCGCATCGCCTGCAAGAGCCCGGAAATCGAATCCGCGTGCCGCAAACCGTCGTGCGTATTCCCTGGCATTTGTCCGAACCTGAACACCGACCACTCGTCGCTGATTCAGCTGTATCGCAGCGCCCGTGCCTTGCCGGGTGTGAAGAAGATTTTGATCGCTTCCGGCCTGCGTTACGACCTCGCGGTCGAGTCGCCGGAATACGTCAAGGAGCTGGTGACCCACCACGTCGGTGGCTACCTGAAGATCGCCCCGGAACACACCGAGGAAGGTCCGCTCAACCAGATGATGAAGCCGGGCATCGGCAGCTATGACAAATTCAAGCGCATGTTCGAGAAGTACTCCAAGGAAGCCGGGAAAGAGCAGTACCTGATTCCGTACTTCATCGCCGCCCACCCGGGCACCACCGACGAAGACATGATGAACCTGGCCCTGTGGCTCAAGGGCAACGGTTTCCGTGCCGACCAGGTGCAGGCGTTCTACCCGTCGCCGATGGCCACCGCCACCGCGATGTACCACTCGGGCAAGAACCCGCTGCGCAAGGTCACTTACAAGAGCGATGCCGTGACCATCGTCAAGAGCGAAGAGCAGCGTCGTCTGCACAAAGCGTTCTTGCGTTATCACGACCCGAAAGGCTGGCCGATATTGCGTGAAGCGCTGACCCGCATGGGCCGCGCCGACCTGATCGGGCCGGGCAAGAACCAGTTGATCCCGTTGCATCAACCGGCGACCGACAGTTACCAGAGCGCCCGTCGCAAGAACTCGACGCCGGCCGGCAGCCACAAGGTTGCAGGGGAAAAGACCACCAAGATCCTGACCCAGCACACCGGACTGCCACCGCGCGCCAGCGATGGCGGGAACCCGTGGGACAAGCGCGAACAGGCCAAGGCAGCGGCATTCGCCCGAAACCAGCAAGCGGCGAAGGAGCGCAAGGATGCGGCCAAGGGCAAAGGGCCGAAGCCTGCGCGCAAGCCGGTTGTACCGCGCTAA